The proteins below are encoded in one region of Synergistaceae bacterium:
- a CDS encoding type III pantothenate kinase, whose product MLLVTDAGNTTTVVGIFDGDELIAHWRLSSILHTSDEFGVYFLTLFSTVSAARGQPIHIDSAILASVVPSLDLPICEAVKVYLNADCLRVDAFTDTGMEIRYGAPREVGADRIVNAVGGRHKYGAPLIVVDYGTAITLDVISPDGAYLGGAIAPGLVTGVQALFSRAAKMPQVGLELPSSVIGRNTNESTQSGILHGNAGLTEHLVEKIREELGVSAKVVATGGHAELMASLTKSIDYVDPWLTLDGLRVIHERLAFKNVKNEHLPK is encoded by the coding sequence ATGCTCTTGGTCACTGACGCGGGAAACACCACAACGGTTGTCGGTATTTTCGACGGCGACGAGTTGATTGCCCACTGGCGGCTTTCCTCTATCTTACACACGTCGGACGAGTTCGGAGTGTACTTCTTGACCCTTTTTTCTACCGTATCCGCGGCCCGCGGCCAACCTATCCACATCGACAGCGCTATTTTAGCCAGTGTGGTGCCGAGTTTGGACCTTCCCATTTGTGAAGCGGTGAAAGTATACCTGAACGCCGATTGCCTGAGGGTCGACGCCTTCACCGATACGGGCATGGAAATTCGTTATGGCGCGCCTCGCGAGGTGGGGGCGGACCGGATCGTCAACGCGGTGGGAGGACGGCACAAGTACGGCGCACCCCTTATTGTGGTGGATTACGGCACGGCAATCACTTTGGACGTGATCTCGCCGGACGGCGCGTACCTGGGCGGCGCCATTGCCCCCGGTCTGGTCACGGGAGTTCAGGCCCTCTTCAGCCGGGCCGCCAAGATGCCTCAAGTGGGACTGGAACTTCCCTCCTCCGTGATCGGACGTAACACCAACGAATCGACCCAATCGGGCATTCTTCACGGCAACGCGGGCTTGACGGAGCACCTGGTCGAGAAAATCCGCGAGGAGCTGGGTGTCTCGGCAAAGGTGGTAGCCACGGGGGGACACGCGGAGCTGATGGCGTCACTGACGAAATCCATAGACTACGTGGACCCTTGGCTGACTCTGGACGGCTTGCGCGTCATTCATGAACGCCTTGCCTTCAAAAATGTCAAAAATGAACATCTCCCAAAATAA